The Noviherbaspirillum saxi genome includes a window with the following:
- a CDS encoding DUF1643 domain-containing protein, with translation MERTAIISDCGTYRYRLTRRWGERQALTFVMLNPSTADALIDDQTIRKCIGFAKNFGFDGIDVVNLFAFRSRWPKDMLVATDPIGPENDRYILETARAAGEVVCAWGPNASRTTRPKQVLELLGTVDIQPKCLCITKDGSPGHPLTLGYNRELTDFSLR, from the coding sequence ATGGAAAGAACAGCAATTATTTCGGACTGCGGCACCTACAGGTACCGGCTTACACGCCGCTGGGGAGAGCGGCAGGCGCTCACGTTTGTCATGCTGAACCCGTCGACGGCCGACGCTCTCATCGATGACCAGACGATTCGGAAATGTATCGGCTTCGCGAAAAACTTCGGGTTTGATGGAATCGATGTGGTGAATCTGTTTGCATTCCGGAGCCGCTGGCCAAAAGACATGCTCGTCGCGACAGACCCGATAGGCCCGGAGAACGACCGGTACATCTTGGAAACAGCGCGTGCCGCCGGGGAGGTTGTGTGCGCATGGGGACCGAACGCAAGTCGGACGACTAGGCCGAAACAAGTGTTGGAACTGCTGGGCACCGTCGACATCCAGCCGAAGTGTCTTTGCATCACCAAAGACGGATCACCCGGGCACCCGCTGACGCTTGGATATAACCGCGAGCTGACCGATTTTTCGCTGCGATAG
- a CDS encoding DUF4224 domain-containing protein, with translation MSDRLSANEIAEIVGCKPNQRCRMAAWLRKNNWKHEIDGNGLPIVARAYRDRKLGISEDKNQSKYADAPNRQAFA, from the coding sequence ATGAGCGACAGATTAAGCGCGAATGAAATAGCTGAAATAGTCGGGTGCAAACCAAACCAGCGTTGCCGCATGGCCGCCTGGTTGCGGAAGAATAACTGGAAGCATGAGATTGATGGCAATGGACTGCCGATCGTCGCCCGGGCCTATCGTGACCGCAAGCTCGGGATCTCCGAAGATAAAAATCAGAGCAAATATGCCGACGCGCCAAACAGACAAGCCTTCGCGTAA
- a CDS encoding UvrB/UvrC motif-containing protein codes for MTLTKGRIERTGRVAFHDASLSVWEEGIPREWDAKCIWERQFKRDVFARIVQTLKRLGWTCAMPEIKPHDVKHYGGNVARWSAESKRFCTKGDLKADLDISGRCIKFEMFQNVNAPDRSDHDGRYQYDKEKHMPYLLRLEMERARRRIRDYLCNVFTGYEFEQPHEPKMGLLGITAVEKAAHSRRTSGHYKPHLDRADYGMACNTRAADGGTIEHGAKIWAIGRKGRLITGTAYYSLNNNWQIVTGRYDLTYAHTGEIFTRKPENLRVKRNGRDRRRRLESELQKAIAAMNFERAAVLRDILFPGNQPLFNVWHEEHQLYHCSNFSGYTKDQSKAGKFTADEVRGWDKAPNKVIALERMKEAA; via the coding sequence ATGACACTCACAAAAGGACGCATCGAGCGCACAGGCAGGGTTGCATTCCATGACGCCAGCCTTTCAGTTTGGGAGGAAGGCATTCCCCGCGAATGGGATGCGAAATGCATATGGGAGCGCCAGTTCAAGCGCGACGTGTTCGCACGCATCGTGCAAACGCTCAAGCGGCTTGGCTGGACATGCGCCATGCCGGAAATCAAGCCGCACGATGTTAAGCACTACGGCGGAAACGTGGCCCGATGGTCCGCCGAGAGTAAGCGGTTTTGCACCAAGGGCGATCTCAAGGCGGACTTGGACATCTCCGGCCGCTGCATCAAGTTCGAGATGTTCCAGAACGTTAATGCGCCTGACCGTTCGGACCACGACGGGCGTTACCAGTACGACAAAGAGAAGCACATGCCCTATCTCCTGCGCCTGGAAATGGAGCGTGCCAGGCGCCGCATCCGCGACTACCTGTGCAATGTATTCACCGGATATGAGTTCGAGCAGCCGCACGAGCCGAAGATGGGACTGCTAGGAATCACTGCGGTTGAAAAAGCGGCACATAGCCGACGCACCAGCGGCCACTACAAGCCGCACCTTGATCGTGCCGACTATGGCATGGCGTGCAATACCAGAGCGGCAGATGGCGGCACCATCGAGCACGGCGCCAAGATATGGGCCATCGGCAGAAAAGGTCGCCTTATTACCGGCACAGCCTACTACAGCCTGAATAACAACTGGCAGATCGTCACCGGGCGATACGACCTAACGTACGCCCACACGGGGGAGATTTTCACCCGCAAGCCAGAAAATTTACGCGTGAAGCGAAACGGACGTGATCGCCGCCGGCGCCTGGAATCCGAATTGCAGAAGGCGATTGCCGCAATGAATTTCGAGCGTGCCGCTGTGCTACGCGACATCCTATTCCCTGGCAATCAGCCTTTGTTCAATGTCTGGCACGAAGAGCATCAGCTGTATCACTGCTCCAATTTCAGCGGCTACACCAAGGATCAGTCCAAGGCGGGCAAATTCACGGCCGACGAAGTGCGCGGCTGGGATAAGGCGCCGAACAAGGTCATAGCCCTTGAGCGCATGAAGGAAGCAGCATGA
- a CDS encoding EAL and HDOD domain-containing protein gives MPSPLAAIDLLANRNKELAALMIHIAAVDESSMAVMTENEQFQQLAGRFPCLVAQNIAAGPIGAALEAAGCQAFPADGALLAHDSLPPVLPAATRYLAGRWYLARPAKPSGSQAASRALALQLVQLVVADADTHEIEAVLRRDPALSYHLLRLVNSLGMGMSRQITSFSQAILILGRAQLRRWLNLMLFSSRSGDDRSAMLLARVAVRARCMELLAKAGGMDKSGQELAFMAGMFSLLGILFGMPLAEVLKPLKVSETLLSALLDHQGELGMLLQLMEASERADFTALLARLDELHVPADEYHAALIEAHIWMLDVISESNRA, from the coding sequence TTGCCCTCGCCTCTCGCCGCCATTGACTTGCTGGCCAACCGAAACAAGGAGCTGGCCGCGCTCATGATCCACATCGCTGCGGTAGACGAGTCGTCCATGGCAGTGATGACGGAGAACGAGCAATTCCAGCAACTGGCTGGCCGGTTTCCTTGCCTGGTGGCGCAAAATATCGCTGCAGGGCCCATCGGTGCCGCACTGGAAGCAGCGGGGTGCCAAGCCTTTCCCGCCGACGGCGCACTCCTGGCCCACGATTCTCTTCCCCCGGTATTGCCGGCCGCGACACGCTATCTTGCCGGCCGCTGGTATCTGGCGCGGCCAGCAAAACCGTCGGGCAGTCAGGCAGCATCCCGGGCATTGGCGCTGCAGCTGGTACAACTGGTTGTGGCGGATGCCGATACCCATGAAATCGAAGCAGTCTTGCGGCGCGACCCTGCGCTTTCCTATCATCTACTTCGTCTGGTGAATTCGCTGGGCATGGGCATGAGCAGGCAGATCACGAGTTTTTCGCAGGCGATATTGATCCTCGGACGCGCGCAATTGCGGCGCTGGCTGAACCTGATGCTATTCTCATCACGGTCCGGCGATGATCGCTCAGCGATGCTGCTTGCACGTGTCGCCGTGCGTGCTCGCTGCATGGAATTGCTGGCCAAGGCAGGCGGCATGGACAAGTCGGGGCAGGAGCTGGCTTTCATGGCCGGGATGTTTTCCCTGCTCGGCATTCTGTTCGGCATGCCCTTGGCGGAAGTGCTGAAGCCGCTCAAGGTCAGCGAGACACTGCTTTCTGCATTACTCGATCATCAGGGCGAACTCGGCATGTTGCTGCAGTTGATGGAGGCAAGCGAACGCGCGGACTTCACCGCCCTGTTGGCACGACTCGATGAACTGCATGTGCCGGCGGACGAATATCACGCGGCATTGATCGAAGCGCATATCTGGATGCTGGACGTCATCAGCGAGAGCAACCGTGCCTGA